The sequence aataataatgtaagaGAGGGTGAGATTTtgaccaaaagaaagaaaagaaaaaggaattgatTGCAATGAAGTCACATGAGGGCATTGAGAGTGGAAGGGAGGGAAGGTgttaaaagaaagagagaatgcATTGCTCTTTTTGCTTGTCTTTCTGTGCCATGCATGGCCACAAAGCATGCTCAAAAACACACTCCATCACTACCAATCACTATGCATTTTTCAAATACACACAAAGCAAAAACATGCTTTGTGCcctttttttgcttttgtttctACCTAAGCTTACACTTTCAATTCAATATTATTCATTGTTTGGCCTCATCATGCATCAAAGTGTGTGGACAAATTTTGACTTACTCTAGCTATCCTGTATTCATATTCACGACATTTCATCATGATCATCttattaattttcttctttgaatCATATTATTACACGATTGATTCTTTTTGTTGTTGAATTTTTATTATGGTTGTCAATAACTAAATCTCTTTACATGTTTTATTGTGATCCTTTTTGAATATGTACTTAGTTTGCAACGTCCCATAGCATatagaataattaattaatatattcaTACAGGTTCCTACCCTTTAGCACCGCAAATACAAAACCCAtttgttttcatttattttactTATTGTGGTTCTTTTTAACGTTTAACAACAACGTTTATAGATATGGAAAATGTTGTTTGTCTAAAAATGGCATAGAGAATTAGTCACATGTGACGTAAAAGCAAAAGGCAAATACGCGATATACTTTCTCTATATATTCATTCATCTagtcacaatttttttttcactcgAATCATTGTTAATTGTGTATGTTATACTATACGCATAGTATGTGTGTCTAGAAGCTCTTGCAAATGGAAAAATTGCACATATTGTTACTCGATAAATCATTGTAATTCATACTTGATTAGTTTGTGTGTAAGAAAGGATAGGGCGTACGTAAGAAGTTATGTCCAGGAGATAATTATATTAAGGATACAAGTGCAATCTAAGTCTCTAGTTCAATAGTTCTAAGAAaagtaaataattaaaaatggAAGATTGTGAATAACGACATCTCAAATAATCTATACcgaaatatttgaaaaaaaacaaaggtcaATAAGTAAAATTTGCTTCCAACTTAAGTTCGAAAAATATGAAAGTTTGCGTTGTATATTAAAACGTAAGAAAATAATTGGAAACTTgctattttaataattttaatcgatacaagtttgtttctttttagattAAATTTTTCAAAGCtacaaaaatgaaaacttttgaaagagaatttttttttctatcataATGCTTTAAGTAGGAAATTATTTAGAATGGTGTAGGTCAAAGAATTTAAAATGATGAatttgccaaaaaaaaaaaaaaaatatgcacTTTGATCATATCATAAAAAGAATTGGCTAAAGTCCATATAGACTAGAGAGCAAATAATTTGTACCTATAAAATGGTCATGTTAACCCTAATATATcctctatatatataatagcAATATGAATCAATGGGTACAAAAAGATCATTTGACCATATAATTTATCTACACATTAAAAGTTCATAGAGAATTCATTCATGATACAATCAAATCCCACCAAATAAATGGAAATAAATaccgtatatatatatatatatatataaaaagttgggtTAATGGTTTCATATAAATATAGCATAGGAATAGCTAGGCACAAATTATTTGACAACCATTCccataaaaatgataaaatgatATCATTACTATTGTATCCCACTTGACCTTTGCTTGCTTTTAAAGAAACAATTCTCTTTATATATCAACTACTCCTTTTTCATTATTAGGGTTGGCATCTCCCTAAGGTTTAATTCCTTTTAATagtaattctttttttatgttgAATTTTGACCAAATATTTGTTTCACCAAGAATGACGAAAAATTGATATCTTCTCGAGCAAGACATTCTTATTTAGTTTCtaaacacacacacaaaaaaaaaaaaaaaaaagaaagaaagaagaagttagagataattttgaatcaagGTAGATCTATTAAACATAGTAGTTGAACTATGACCAAGATAAGATCATGATGGGCCAAGGGACGAGAGGTCAAGCAAGATACGATCAAGTGATCATGTAACAGTTATATTTTGAGAGAAGACCTCAGTCAACCTCTTTTATAAATACATAAAGAATGGGAGAAGACCTAAGTCAACCTCTTTTGTAAATACATCATTATAATTTCATATGAGGTAACTTGAATTCTATTATCGAACTCTCTTAGTTTCTTCATTCTCTAACTTAAGTATATATTTTCCTTCTATTACACGTGACTCAAGTATATTTGCTTATTCTTCGCTATAGGCATCACACATGTagatttatttgtttgtttttgaaAGGAGTGGGTAACGTTTAAAATTTACACTTAAAAAGGAAAACGTTATGTgcaaaaaaaagaaatggtttTGAATTCCATTGGAAGTTGGAAGACACTATGAAATGTGGATTTGGGCTTTGTTTGAGTCTTCTTTTCTATGGCCTAATTCTCTTATGGAACCTACTAAATTACGTAATTTTAATTATTCGAGTATTAATAGAACTCGAATTTCATAATTAAAAAACTAAAGATTTTTCTCATTAATCTTTACTTTGCATATTCAGCtttaattttatgaaaaaaaaaatataacaaaatttaaattcttcTCTTACATGTTTTTTCCTATGATGTAAAAATTACTCAACTTTATATGGGTTTGTTTATGCAGAATTTTTGTCCATTAACGtcacttttttattttcaaattaatgaGTAAAATTATAAACCATCAAGTTTGTGATCAATACAAATCtctcgtgtaaaaaaaaaaaaagacattatTTATATTCGAtcctaattattttttaaaattttaactcaatatttttaattttcgaaggtttaatttttttttttctaatgtaTTACTTGGGTATAATAGTGTTTATTTGCCAACTATGTTAAATTTACAAGAAtggtaaataaaaataattgaacaataattttataaagtttaactaaactataaataataaatctttaaaactaaaaattaaaaaaaaaactagttgAAATCATTTAACTTAAATCCCTCTACCTTTATAGAAATCTTTAAACTAAAGACCaaattactaattaatttcaccTAATTAATCTCCCAAATATTTGATATCAAGATGTAGTTTAAAAAACCAAGCACGTAAATGGAAACATAAACATGGAAATACAAATGAAACAAAAAAGGAAAGTTTTTGCAACTAATAATTCTAAACATACATCAAAGAAGAAGGAAACAAAAGACTCAAAAGATTGAATAACCGAACCAAGGGAAAAAAGATGACATAGTAGTCGTTGGGTAGAGTTAAGGGCACTTGGTTTTGTTCCCATGAGTGGTCATGCTCGTGTAGCAAGTGCCACACATCTCGCGATTACCTGACGTACCTGGCGGTACACATCTGCACCGCCTACAGCATGTCCCGCACGCTCTTATGCACCGGTTTGGCCTCGAGTGCGCCCCACAACGACGCTTGCATTCCCCTCCACAATCTGtgtaattataatattattcccaattttgttttgatttcatttcttttaatttccATAAACGAATCATATATATGAATTataagaataaattaaaaaccatcattctattgtttaattttctctctcacgtcTCACCTATGTATTGCATTAGCCTTCTATTTGCCCCTCTCATCACTTGATCTTCATCATATTCCATCTCCTTCATCCCAGCTTCCTGATCTTGGTAGCCATCGGAAGATATCTGCGTTATGTGTGTCCTACGTAACTTAGTAAATAAGACGACATTTATTATATCTCAGTTTTAGTTTAATGAGTTCATTAGCTTCCATTTTTGTGTTTACTATGTTTTTAAGTTCTCAAAATcaaaaattagtttttaaaaaatattttttaggtTTTAAATTTTAGCTTCGGTTTCTGAATGAGAGGTTTAGATGTAGAAGCAGTATTTGTAAGCTCgatgaaaaactaaaaataaaaaaccaactAATTACCAACATTAACTTAATCACTTGTTTTTagttaagaaaaaaaacaattaaaccTATAATAAGTAAACACTTCTTTCACTAAATTTCTTGTTATCTACATTTTACCAAAAAgccaaaatttaaaatc comes from Cucumis melo cultivar AY chromosome 12, USDA_Cmelo_AY_1.0, whole genome shotgun sequence and encodes:
- the LOC103483303 gene encoding snakin-2-like isoform X2, with product MAVRKFLLLLLLGVFVFLCLSQISSDGYQDQEAGMKEMEYDEDQVMRGANRRLMQYIDCGGECKRRCGAHSRPNRCIRACGTCCRRCRCVPPGTSGNREMCGTCYTSMTTHGNKTKCP
- the LOC103483303 gene encoding snakin-2-like isoform X1, whose translation is MAVRKFLLLLLLGVFVFLCLSQLRRTHITQISSDGYQDQEAGMKEMEYDEDQVMRGANRRLMQYIDCGGECKRRCGAHSRPNRCIRACGTCCRRCRCVPPGTSGNREMCGTCYTSMTTHGNKTKCP